CGAAGTACCCGGCGCCCCTGGCTTTTTTGCCTCCCAGGGAGATATTGATACCAATGCCCAGTGTACGGTTGTTAATTAGTGTCGGAGATATACGCATACTCAGATCGTCCGACATGTCGAAGTTTCGCAGGTGCGCAAATACAGTAGCATCAATGATGTTCAGTCCGTACGACAGAATAAAGAACAGTACCGAATAATCCACATATTGCCTGTATTGATCCCTGTTATACTTTACGGACTGGTTGTCCAGGTGTTTGGTTAAGTTATCGTTGTCGACCAGATCAGGATTGCCACTCATCCTTATGCGGTAGGAATTTCTTAGCCGCTTGTAAGTGTCCATATTGGTGACGAAGAAATAGGTACAGGTGCCTATGGCAGCGTACACCAGTGGTATTTTCCAGTATTCACGATTGTAGGCCTGTCCGAGACCGGGTAATACGGCTGAATACAGGGCCGCTTTACGCGGACTGTGAGGCAGCCTGGAATTCGGAATATAGGAAGTGTCCCGGGCTGTACTTTTATGGGCGAGCGTTGTGTCGGTACCTGCAGCCAGTATAGCTTTACCTGCTTTGGAGGTATCCTGCAGGTGCCGGGCTGCGGTATCTGCAGCTCTGACCCCGGTACGTACGGTATCCTGTGCCCTGAGCGGCCGACAGACAGCTGCCAGTAGTATGATCAGTAAAAAATATCGAAGTGATCGGAATGTATAT
The genomic region above belongs to Chitinophaga sp. 180180018-3 and contains:
- a CDS encoding DUF5683 domain-containing protein; this translates as MGYTFRSLRYFLLIILLAAVCRPLRAQDTVRTGVRAADTAARHLQDTSKAGKAILAAGTDTTLAHKSTARDTSYIPNSRLPHSPRKAALYSAVLPGLGQAYNREYWKIPLVYAAIGTCTYFFVTNMDTYKRLRNSYRIRMSGNPDLVDNDNLTKHLDNQSVKYNRDQYRQYVDYSVLFFILSYGLNIIDATVFAHLRNFDMSDDLSMRISPTLINNRTLGIGINISLGGKKARGAGYFAGR